A stretch of Rhodothermales bacterium DNA encodes these proteins:
- the add gene encoding adenosine deaminase, whose amino-acid sequence MSLTRLDILTWPKAELHCHLDGSLRLSTLLDEAQKQGKLSVLPADSLAGLDDALRLIDHSESLEAYLAWFRYTIPILQSRECLARAAYELAEDNARENVRYLEVRFAPILHREEGLTLEQIVEAVLDGLRNAQRDFGVRTNLILCGLRDRFESASLRQAELAVAYRDRGVTAFDLAGGEAGNPSKNHLHAFDYARNHLLNLTIHAGESWGPESIHQALFYGGAHRIGHGTSLYKDPRLLQFVVDHQIPLEICPTSNVQTHVVPGYAEHPLRQYVDAGIPVTINTDNRLFSRTTVTDELWHVYRHSGLTADQLREIALNGFRFSFLSWQEKQDMLQHAIDDFPTPGSSP is encoded by the coding sequence GTGTCCCTGACTCGTCTTGATATCCTAACGTGGCCCAAGGCCGAGTTGCATTGTCATCTCGATGGCTCGCTGCGGCTGTCGACGTTGCTGGATGAGGCGCAAAAACAGGGAAAACTGAGCGTATTGCCGGCGGACAGCCTCGCCGGCCTGGACGATGCGCTGCGGCTAATCGACCACTCGGAGTCCCTCGAAGCCTACCTCGCCTGGTTCCGATACACGATTCCGATCCTGCAATCCCGTGAGTGCCTGGCGCGTGCGGCGTATGAATTGGCGGAGGACAACGCTCGTGAAAACGTGCGCTACCTGGAGGTACGCTTCGCCCCGATCCTGCACCGTGAAGAAGGGCTGACGCTCGAGCAAATCGTGGAGGCGGTGCTGGACGGACTGCGGAACGCCCAGCGCGATTTCGGGGTGCGGACGAACCTGATCCTGTGTGGTTTGCGGGATCGGTTCGAGAGCGCGTCGCTCCGTCAGGCCGAGTTGGCCGTGGCGTACCGAGACCGCGGCGTGACGGCGTTCGACCTCGCCGGCGGCGAGGCCGGCAACCCCTCCAAGAACCACCTCCACGCCTTCGATTACGCCCGCAACCACCTCTTGAACCTGACGATCCACGCCGGAGAATCCTGGGGTCCGGAATCAATCCACCAGGCGCTGTTCTACGGCGGTGCGCACCGGATCGGACACGGCACATCGCTTTACAAAGACCCTCGCCTGTTGCAGTTCGTAGTGGACCATCAGATCCCCCTGGAGATCTGCCCGACGAGCAACGTCCAGACTCACGTCGTGCCCGGCTACGCCGAACATCCGCTGCGCCAGTATGTCGACGCCGGCATCCCGGTGACGATCAACACGGACAACCGCCTCTTTAGCCGGACGACCGTCACCGATGAGCTGTGGCACGTCTACCGCCATAGCGGCCTGACGGCCGACCAGTTGCGCGAAATCGCGCTAAATGGATTCCGCTTCAGTTTCCTAT
- a CDS encoding twin-arginine translocase TatA/TatE family subunit, producing MGNLGPFEILLIFLVILLVFGAKRIPEIARGLGKGIREFKAATSELKNELTVDSSPHRIQPPQQGSTAPRADTFTPPASQPSPVDRGASAGSSEQ from the coding sequence ATGGGTAATCTGGGACCCTTCGAGATTTTATTGATCTTTCTCGTCATCCTGCTTGTATTCGGAGCCAAACGCATTCCGGAGATCGCTCGCGGGCTTGGTAAAGGCATTCGCGAATTCAAGGCGGCGACGTCGGAGCTGAAAAACGAGCTCACGGTGGATTCGTCGCCCCACCGCATCCAACCTCCTCAGCAGGGCTCCACCGCACCGCGCGCCGATACGTTTACGCCTCCCGCGTCGCAGCCCTCCCCGGTTGACCGCGGCGCTTCGGCCGGCTCTTCGGAGCAGTAG